The Thiorhodovibrio frisius genome segment CGGCCGTAGTCCTGGATGGCACCGGCGAAAATCTCTGAAGCTGAAGCGCTGTTGCGATCAACAATGACCGCAAGCGGCCCTGAGTAAAGGATCTCGGGGTCGGGATCGGTCTCGACTTCAACCTTGCCGAAGGAGTCCTTGACCTGAACAACCGGGCCCTCCTCAATGAACAGGCCGGTCAGGGAAGTCGCTTCGGTCAATGAGCCACCGCCGTTGCCGCGCAGATCGATGACGATACCGTCGACTTTTTGTTCTTTGAGTTCGGCGACAAGTTTGCGCACGTCGCGGGTGGTACTGCGAAAATCCTGCGTGCCACTGGATTCAGCGCGGAAGTCGCGGTAGAAAGCGGGTACTTCAATCACTCCGATGCGCAGATCCGGTGCGTTGTCCAGCTTATCAATGACGTAGGACTTGGCAGCCTGGTCCTCAAGCTTGATCTCGTTGCGCACCAGGGAGACCTCGCGCATGCGTCCACCGCCGGAGATCTCCGCTTTGGGCAGGAGTTGCAGGCGCACCATCGAGCCCTTGGGGCCGCGAATCATGTCGACGACATCTTGCAGGCGCCAGCCGACGACGTCCTCGAAGTCGCCATCCACGCCTTGGGCAACGCCGACAATTTTGTCGCCGGTGTTCACCATGCCGGACTGACGCGCCGGACCACCGGGAATGGTGCGCTGAATCACGGTGTACTCGTTATCCGCGCGCAGCACAGCGCCGATGCCTTCGAGCGAGAGGCGCATGCTGATGTCGAAATTCTCCGAGGTACTCGGAGACATGTAGGCCGTATGTGGTTCCAGACTTTGGGTGTAGGCGTTGACAAAGGTCTGGAATACATCGTCGGTATCGAACTGATGAATTCGCCGGCGGATGCCCTCGTAGCGTTTGCGCAACTGCTTGCGGATCTCGGTATCGTCCTTGTCGGCCAGTTTGAGCGTGAGGTAATCGTTCTTGACCCGCTTGCGCCAGAGATCGTTAAGCTCGGTTTCGGACTGCGGCCAGGGTGCTTCGGCGCGATCAAACTGGTAGGTGTCAGGCTGGCTGAAATCGAAAGGCTGGTTGAGCAGTCCCAGGGCAAATTCAACCCGGTCATCGACCCGCATGCGGTAAACCCGGAAGATATCGAAGGCTACATCCACCTGACCGAGCGCTAAATCATCGTCGAGTTTGCTAGCGCTGGCGAGGAAGCGCTTGACGTCACGGTCGAGAAAAAATGACCGGTTTGGGTCCAACGCCTCGAAATAGTGCTCGAGTGTATTGGTGGCAAAGGCTGGGCTGAGCTCAAAATCCCGATAATGAAAGCGTTCGAGCACCTTGTTGATGACCACGGCTGTTTTGGTCTGGCGCTCGGTCGGGAATAGGGTCGCGAGACTGACATCGACGGGGCGGGCCGCTGCATCGAGCGCGCTGCCCAAAGCAAGCAGCATTGCAATCAGCAGCACAAGCGGCGTCTTGAACAACCGGGTTGACCTCCATTGGAGCGTTGGTCGAAGCACGAACTTTTTCATGGGCCGGACTCGTTGTGGCTTGCGGGTCGATGTGTTAGCTGGAGATGGCAGCTTTTCAGTGCCTGTGCGAGGCAGCTCGCGATGGCTTGAAAACCTGGGGACATCTGTTTGATCCATGCTGATTTTTTAGAGATTAGCGGCAAGCGGGCAACACTTCAATGGCATCGCTGTGAAACAGCGGATTCATTCTCCGGTCCGGGGTGGTCGGTCCGGGCTATGAGCGTTGCCCTGTAATAGCCGCTTTATCATCCGGGGTGACTGGGACCATGAGTGTCAGCCCGAATGTCACTGGCCGGATGATGATCGTGCTGGGGCGCCTGGCGTCTGATGCTTCAGTGTCAGGCGGGTGCATGGCCGGCGAGTAGGCGCATGGCATCACGGTTGGTCCAGGAACCGGCTAATTCCAGAGCGCCGGCGAGGTCGAGCCATTGATAACGGCTGTGCTCCTTTGCATTGAGGCGGATCAGGCGGCGGCCCGGCAGGCTAAGCGCGAACCAATACTCGCGGTTAAAGCAGTGGCTTTTGCGGTAGCGCGCGCGCCAGGCGCGGATGATGGGGAAGAGCCGCGATTGGCGCAGATCAATCAGTTGTGCACTGCCGAGCAGGCCGGTTTCTTCTTCCAGCTCACGCACGGCCGC includes the following:
- a CDS encoding carboxy terminal-processing peptidase; the encoded protein is MKKFVLRPTLQWRSTRLFKTPLVLLIAMLLALGSALDAAARPVDVSLATLFPTERQTKTAVVINKVLERFHYRDFELSPAFATNTLEHYFEALDPNRSFFLDRDVKRFLASASKLDDDLALGQVDVAFDIFRVYRMRVDDRVEFALGLLNQPFDFSQPDTYQFDRAEAPWPQSETELNDLWRKRVKNDYLTLKLADKDDTEIRKQLRKRYEGIRRRIHQFDTDDVFQTFVNAYTQSLEPHTAYMSPSTSENFDISMRLSLEGIGAVLRADNEYTVIQRTIPGGPARQSGMVNTGDKIVGVAQGVDGDFEDVVGWRLQDVVDMIRGPKGSMVRLQLLPKAEISGGGRMREVSLVRNEIKLEDQAAKSYVIDKLDNAPDLRIGVIEVPAFYRDFRAESSGTQDFRSTTRDVRKLVAELKEQKVDGIVIDLRGNGGGSLTEATSLTGLFIEEGPVVQVKDSFGKVEVETDPDPEILYSGPLAVIVDRNSASASEIFAGAIQDYGRGIVVGEPTFGKGTVQTLIDLNRYVPDIDLGRLRLTMAEFFRISGGSTQLKGVEPDIPFNLGYDSDDHGERSLDNALPWGSIRPANYQKFNHVDLDGLISRSAERTARDPGFRMLTDQGRMLSEIEDRDLVSLREDERRQESERRDKALKEERNNFLRSRGIEPVDEDVDPIDEEALEKQQEVIDAIQVDEAARILADLIKQQGGAQRPRAVMRD
- the nudB gene encoding dihydroneopterin triphosphate diphosphatase, whose product is MARQTKQPKFKRPASVLVVVFTRAGEFLLMQRTNPSNFWQSVTGSLRPGESPRQAAVRELEEETGLLGSAQLIDLRQSRLFPIIRAWRARYRKSHCFNREYWFALSLPGRRLIRLNAKEHSRYQWLDLAGALELAGSWTNRDAMRLLAGHAPA